A genomic window from Candidatus Methylacidiphilum fumarolicum includes:
- a CDS encoding universal stress protein, giving the protein MYTKILIAYDRSKGGRLAIDEGFCLAKTLGCQLGVIWVVPPIPYYAISLVIEHEEEEKGEKSFFSEIRKDIQEAENRWGIKVREFYKKYGHPALEIVNCANENGYDLIVLGHSGYSGALGRALGSTAARVSEEARCSVLIARHPPAE; this is encoded by the coding sequence ATGTATACAAAAATACTAATTGCCTACGACCGGTCCAAAGGTGGGAGATTGGCTATCGATGAAGGTTTTTGTCTAGCCAAAACTTTAGGATGTCAATTAGGTGTCATTTGGGTTGTTCCTCCAATTCCTTACTATGCAATTAGTCTTGTGATCGAACACGAAGAAGAAGAAAAAGGAGAGAAGTCATTTTTTTCGGAAATAAGAAAAGATATCCAAGAAGCGGAAAATAGATGGGGAATAAAAGTAAGGGAATTTTACAAAAAATATGGTCATCCTGCATTAGAAATTGTCAACTGCGCAAATGAAAATGGCTATGATCTGATTGTCCTTGGACATAGTGGTTATTCAGGTGCTTTGGGTCGGGCATTAGGAAGTACAGCGGCACGTGTTAGCGAGGAGGCAAGATGTTCTGTCTTGATCGCGCGCCATCCTCCTGCTGAATAA
- the dnaX gene encoding DNA polymerase III subunit gamma/tau, translating to MYQVFSRKYRPKVFSEVVGQDHVVRTLKNAIRLQRVAHAYLFSGPRGTGKTTLARILAKSLNCTDGPNADFDPNDPICLDIDAGRSFDCIEIDGASNNGVDQVRDLREAAKTLPVQSRYKIYIIDEVHMLTQAAFNALLKILEEPPQHVKFIFATTEPHKIPTTVISRCQRFHFKRIPRKLIADHLQKICSYEQIDADRKALEIIADISEGALRDAEVALDQLISFYGERIDLASVQEMFGIVGLEPLCGILRDIASGQSLEALKKVHMLLESGKDPILLAREFRNLLHNVALFKASITTLKGQLDAEELDLIREASKHLSLPLVIDLLEAMDSWENKLRYALHKEVLFEIAILELSQLKEKVELEELLAMYSRSEGNLSEEKIFPLPSAKKEDKPIEETSFEAISSLPKEKTSGSAQSQADNTSFISIADKKEDPREPLPSSDSPAQKWDFVVESFSASNPAFKEIAKHLHFYELGAEELRINHSMEPTEFAKRIAPFYPSLNLEVKKVFDKKLVFFPLHIKATTALSKSASSSKNKNKGYANYTNEEKNQTDNFSIDESSLKNDPLIKEALELFKGKISKIEKRNKEEGP from the coding sequence ATGTACCAAGTTTTTAGTAGAAAATACCGGCCTAAAGTTTTTTCAGAGGTTGTTGGCCAGGATCATGTAGTTAGGACATTGAAAAATGCGATTCGCCTACAAAGAGTCGCCCATGCTTATCTTTTTTCCGGGCCGAGAGGCACTGGGAAAACCACCCTTGCAAGAATCCTTGCTAAATCACTGAATTGTACAGATGGACCAAACGCTGATTTTGATCCCAATGATCCGATTTGTCTCGACATTGATGCGGGTAGATCCTTTGATTGCATTGAAATCGATGGGGCTTCCAATAACGGGGTTGACCAGGTAAGAGATCTGCGGGAGGCAGCTAAAACACTGCCTGTTCAATCACGCTATAAAATATATATTATAGACGAAGTGCATATGCTGACTCAGGCGGCCTTCAATGCCCTTTTAAAGATTCTAGAAGAGCCACCACAGCATGTAAAATTTATTTTCGCAACAACCGAACCCCATAAAATCCCCACAACGGTTATCTCTCGATGCCAACGGTTTCATTTTAAACGTATTCCCCGAAAGCTCATAGCCGATCATCTCCAAAAAATCTGTTCATATGAACAGATCGATGCCGATCGCAAAGCTCTTGAAATCATTGCTGATATAAGTGAAGGAGCACTACGCGATGCAGAAGTCGCTCTAGATCAGCTTATAAGTTTTTATGGAGAAAGAATTGACCTCGCTTCTGTTCAGGAAATGTTTGGCATAGTTGGATTGGAGCCATTGTGTGGAATTCTTAGGGATATAGCTAGCGGGCAGTCTCTGGAAGCATTGAAAAAAGTCCATATGCTTTTAGAATCTGGCAAAGATCCAATATTATTGGCTCGTGAATTCCGTAATCTTTTACATAACGTCGCTCTTTTTAAGGCTTCGATTACAACCCTTAAAGGCCAGCTTGACGCTGAGGAGTTAGATTTGATTAGAGAAGCATCAAAGCATCTTTCACTTCCTTTGGTAATCGATCTTCTTGAAGCCATGGACAGTTGGGAAAATAAACTTCGGTATGCACTACATAAAGAAGTCCTTTTTGAAATTGCCATCCTCGAACTATCCCAGCTAAAAGAAAAAGTAGAGCTAGAAGAACTGTTAGCCATGTACTCTCGAAGCGAAGGGAACCTCTCCGAAGAAAAGATCTTCCCCTTGCCTTCTGCCAAAAAAGAAGACAAACCGATTGAAGAAACATCCTTCGAAGCTATCTCTTCTTTACCTAAAGAAAAGACTTCGGGAAGCGCACAAAGCCAAGCCGATAACACCTCTTTCATTTCTATAGCGGATAAAAAAGAAGACCCTAGAGAACCTCTTCCATCTAGTGATTCACCCGCCCAAAAATGGGATTTTGTTGTGGAATCATTCTCCGCATCTAATCCGGCATTCAAGGAGATTGCCAAGCATCTTCACTTTTATGAACTTGGCGCCGAAGAGCTCAGGATCAACCATTCTATGGAACCAACTGAATTCGCAAAGCGGATTGCCCCTTTTTACCCATCACTTAATCTGGAAGTCAAAAAAGTGTTTGATAAAAAACTTGTTTTTTTCCCACTTCATATCAAAGCTACAACAGCTCTGTCCAAATCAGCATCATCATCCAAAAACAAAAATAAGGGCTATGCCAATTATACAAATGAAGAAAAAAACCAGACAGATAATTTCTCGATTGACGAATCGAGTCTCAAAAATGATCCTTTAATAAAAGAAGCCCTAGAGCTTTTTAAAGGGAAGATCTCGAAAATAGAAAAACGAAATAAAGAAGAGGGCCCGTGA
- a CDS encoding thioredoxin family protein: MAVTSLMLPLGTKAPEFSLPDAVSGKIFSLSDFNSFPALLVMFICNHCPYVKHIQHHLAQTIAKYQKEGLAAVAINSNDVSRYPDDSPEKMKEVALQVGYTFPYLFDETQETAKAYKAVCTPDFFLFDKERKLVYRGRYDESRPNSGVAVTGTDLSKAIEATLKGEQVDPEQKPSIGCSLKWKIGNEPPWWNY, encoded by the coding sequence ATGGCTGTTACATCTCTTATGCTTCCTTTGGGAACAAAGGCTCCTGAATTTTCTTTACCAGATGCAGTAAGCGGAAAAATCTTTTCTTTATCTGATTTTAATAGCTTCCCAGCCTTATTAGTGATGTTTATATGTAACCACTGCCCTTATGTAAAACATATTCAGCATCATTTAGCGCAAACGATTGCTAAATATCAAAAAGAGGGATTAGCAGCGGTGGCAATTAATTCTAACGATGTGTCTAGGTATCCCGATGATAGTCCAGAAAAGATGAAAGAAGTAGCTCTTCAAGTAGGCTACACTTTTCCTTATCTTTTCGATGAAACTCAGGAAACGGCAAAAGCTTATAAAGCAGTCTGTACGCCAGATTTTTTCCTTTTCGATAAAGAAAGGAAATTAGTTTATAGGGGGCGCTACGACGAGAGTAGACCAAATAGTGGAGTGGCTGTTACTGGAACAGATCTCTCAAAAGCCATTGAAGCTACCCTTAAAGGGGAACAAGTCGATCCTGAACAAAAACCCAGTATTGGCTGCAGTCTTAAATGGAAAATTGGGAATGAACCCCCATGGTGGAATTACTAA
- a CDS encoding YbaB/EbfC family nucleoid-associated protein: MNINKILKQAQKLQEEAKKIQEQLASLTFEGESGGSKVKATVNGEGVLVKIAIDPSLLETKDGEMIEDLIVVAVQAAQEKAKEASQAQFQKLGGGLGIPGMF, encoded by the coding sequence GTGAATATTAATAAAATACTGAAACAAGCCCAAAAGCTGCAGGAAGAAGCAAAAAAGATTCAGGAACAATTGGCCTCTCTGACTTTTGAAGGAGAAAGTGGAGGGTCTAAAGTCAAAGCAACCGTCAATGGCGAAGGAGTTCTTGTCAAAATCGCCATCGATCCTAGTCTGTTAGAAACGAAAGATGGTGAAATGATCGAAGATCTCATCGTTGTCGCTGTTCAGGCTGCGCAAGAAAAGGCCAAAGAAGCTTCTCAAGCACAATTTCAAAAGTTAGGGGGTGGCTTGGGTATTCCTGGGATGTTCTAA
- a CDS encoding NADPH-dependent assimilatory sulfite reductase hemoprotein subunit, with protein sequence MPSPVESIKEKSRNLRGAILATLKKASATHFSEEDYQILKFHGCYQQDDRDLRNERKKLGQDKAWIFMVRTKCPGGALTASQYLSLDKLSDSVGNGTLRITTRQGIQLHGVVFGKLHRCISSIIASGIHSWGACGDIVRNVVAPPSPIKDGAHDELQRLALSISNTFLSKSKAYAEIWINNIPVAYESAQESSVEEEPIYGKVYLPRKFKIGFAIPPRNDVDIYSQDLGFVAHVSGTTIEGFTVLVGGSHGMTHGVVKTYPKLAVPLFYIPKEKLTETAIAIVTMHRDFGNREDRKRARLKYLVDEKGIDWFRLEVVKRLSFSPEAPKHFSFTTVSDNLGWHPQGDGKYFLGIRIENGRIADFPSLPLRSILRSIIEDYQPSIRLTPNANILLCDIDEDKKEKIGKILLENRLFPLSTKTAARNLAHACVALPTCGLALAESERVFSKIMDQIEDILKELGLEKEEILFRMSGCPNGCSRPYNADISFVGRAPNRYALFVGGSTAGDRLASLQKRVVDINDIPAVVREYLEDFVRNRRHEESFSQYWHRINPNCEQSFPQNFHMEMSSLQTKNIS encoded by the coding sequence ATGCCATCACCAGTTGAATCCATTAAGGAAAAGAGTCGGAATCTTCGTGGGGCGATTTTAGCAACACTAAAAAAGGCTTCTGCAACGCATTTTTCCGAAGAAGATTACCAGATTCTTAAATTTCACGGCTGTTACCAGCAAGATGACAGGGATCTAAGGAACGAACGAAAAAAGCTTGGACAAGATAAAGCCTGGATTTTTATGGTTCGAACCAAATGTCCTGGAGGAGCTTTAACAGCCTCTCAATACCTTTCTTTAGACAAACTGAGTGATTCGGTTGGTAATGGAACCCTTAGGATTACGACTAGGCAAGGCATACAACTCCATGGGGTTGTTTTTGGAAAGCTTCATCGTTGCATTTCTTCCATCATTGCCTCTGGCATTCATTCATGGGGTGCCTGCGGGGATATCGTCAGGAATGTAGTGGCTCCTCCCTCTCCTATAAAAGATGGTGCACATGATGAACTTCAAAGACTTGCCCTTTCTATTAGCAATACTTTTCTTTCGAAAAGCAAGGCCTATGCCGAAATTTGGATTAATAACATTCCAGTGGCATATGAATCAGCGCAAGAAAGTTCCGTGGAGGAAGAACCGATCTATGGGAAGGTGTATCTGCCTCGGAAATTTAAAATCGGCTTTGCTATTCCTCCAAGAAATGATGTCGATATTTATTCACAGGACCTTGGTTTCGTTGCCCATGTTTCAGGCACTACAATCGAGGGATTTACCGTTTTGGTTGGTGGCAGTCATGGCATGACCCATGGGGTTGTTAAGACTTATCCTAAACTAGCTGTTCCTTTATTTTATATTCCAAAAGAAAAGCTTACTGAGACAGCCATTGCTATTGTTACAATGCATCGAGATTTTGGTAATAGGGAAGATCGCAAAAGAGCGAGACTGAAATATCTCGTTGATGAAAAAGGGATCGATTGGTTCCGTTTAGAGGTGGTCAAGCGGCTTTCTTTTTCTCCAGAAGCCCCAAAACATTTTTCATTTACTACCGTATCTGATAATCTAGGATGGCATCCTCAAGGCGATGGGAAGTACTTTCTTGGAATCAGAATAGAAAATGGACGAATAGCTGATTTTCCTTCCCTTCCTTTACGAAGTATCCTCCGCTCTATTATAGAAGATTATCAACCTTCGATCCGTCTGACCCCTAACGCCAATATTCTTCTATGCGATATTGACGAAGATAAAAAGGAAAAAATAGGAAAGATTCTTTTAGAAAATCGTCTGTTCCCACTCTCTACTAAGACTGCAGCTAGGAATCTGGCACATGCCTGCGTTGCCCTTCCAACATGCGGGCTAGCCCTTGCAGAAAGTGAAAGAGTCTTTTCCAAAATCATGGATCAGATAGAAGATATTCTAAAAGAACTAGGGCTAGAAAAAGAAGAAATTCTTTTCCGGATGAGTGGTTGCCCAAACGGCTGTTCTCGGCCTTATAATGCTGACATCTCCTTTGTGGGAAGGGCTCCCAACCGCTATGCTCTTTTTGTAGGTGGATCTACCGCAGGAGATAGACTAGCCAGTCTACAGAAAAGAGTGGTTGACATCAACGACATCCCAGCGGTAGTCCGTGAATATCTGGAAGATTTCGTTCGTAACAGAAGACACGAAGAATCATTCAGTCAATACTGGCATAGAATTAATCCTAATTGTGAGCAATCTTTTCCCCAAAATTTCCACATGGAAATGTCTTCCTTACAAACAAAAAATATTTCCTAA
- a CDS encoding serine hydroxymethyltransferase: MKNILFVCTGNICRSPMAKGLFESLIRGNKDIKVDSAGIGAISGLPPSAHAIEVMAEIGIDISHIRSKPVNSELIRKADFIFCMSYSHLDSLLLLYPEAGEKTFLLLEFANDLPIMAREIPDPIGGSIELYKLCRDQMRQVMPKILSFVLSKASSYSNVSGSTTESKDKSRLRVLLGSNFYGAELKNASKEILETWHIPFEEIVPTDPLDIVEMVERIAVELLEGNFDTSILFSKNGIDVEIAANKFPQLRAVRATALSDILVAKKELNCNVLCLGSQYVKIADLPQILKTWIDGSIEKPANHELYEPLESSVQQPMHSQHPHFESALAQNDPKIYFLIKKEAQRQKQNLELIASENFTSPAVMEAQGSCLTNKYAEGYPGRRWYGGCENVDEIESLAIERAKELFKAEYVNVQPHSGSQANMAVYFAMLKPFDTIMSMDLSHGGHLTHGFKMNFSGKFFHVFHYGVSPKDERIDYDSLEAAVREHKPKMLIAGASAYPVIIDFPRLKSIADSVGAYLMVDMAHIAGLVATGLHPSPIPYADFVTTTTHKTLRGPRGGVIFAKAQYGKEIDSQVFPGIQGGPLVHVIAAKAVCFHEALQESFIEYQKQVIKNAKALAEGLKKNGYRLVSGGTENHLILVDLRPLGITGKEAQDILDSVGITVNKNTIPFDTVPPYQGGGIRIGSPAVTTRGMKENEMFDIAEWIHQALMHRKDPKTLEKIRQSVLELTSRFPLPFDR, from the coding sequence ATGAAAAATATTTTGTTTGTTTGTACTGGTAATATTTGCAGAAGCCCTATGGCTAAAGGCCTTTTTGAATCTTTGATCCGTGGAAATAAGGACATTAAAGTAGATTCCGCAGGCATAGGAGCCATTAGCGGTCTGCCACCAAGTGCCCATGCTATAGAGGTCATGGCCGAAATAGGCATCGACATTTCTCATATTCGAAGTAAGCCAGTCAATTCAGAATTAATTAGGAAGGCAGATTTTATTTTCTGCATGAGCTATTCCCATCTGGACTCTCTGCTACTTCTCTATCCAGAGGCTGGGGAAAAAACATTTCTTCTTTTGGAATTTGCAAACGATCTGCCCATAATGGCAAGGGAAATTCCTGATCCTATAGGTGGTTCTATTGAACTATATAAACTCTGTCGGGATCAAATGAGACAGGTTATGCCAAAAATTCTGTCTTTCGTTTTGAGCAAAGCCTCTTCCTATAGCAATGTCTCTGGTTCCACCACCGAAAGCAAAGATAAAAGCAGGCTTCGTGTCCTTCTTGGCTCCAATTTTTATGGGGCTGAACTCAAAAATGCTTCCAAGGAAATTCTTGAAACGTGGCATATCCCCTTTGAAGAGATTGTCCCCACTGATCCTCTCGACATAGTAGAAATGGTTGAGAGGATAGCTGTGGAGCTTCTAGAAGGAAACTTTGATACCAGCATTCTTTTTTCAAAGAATGGAATTGATGTAGAGATAGCAGCCAACAAATTTCCTCAGCTCCGAGCTGTCCGAGCTACTGCTCTTTCGGATATTTTGGTGGCAAAAAAAGAATTAAATTGTAACGTATTGTGTCTGGGAAGTCAGTATGTCAAAATAGCCGATCTTCCCCAAATTTTAAAAACTTGGATAGATGGCTCTATTGAAAAGCCAGCTAACCATGAACTTTATGAACCTTTAGAATCTTCCGTACAACAACCTATGCATAGTCAACATCCCCATTTCGAATCAGCCTTAGCTCAAAATGATCCAAAAATTTACTTCCTTATAAAAAAAGAAGCACAAAGACAAAAGCAAAACCTCGAACTTATTGCTTCTGAAAACTTTACTAGCCCTGCAGTCATGGAAGCTCAAGGCAGCTGCCTCACAAACAAGTATGCCGAAGGCTATCCAGGAAGAAGATGGTATGGCGGCTGTGAAAATGTTGATGAAATTGAGTCCCTTGCTATAGAGAGAGCTAAAGAGCTTTTCAAAGCCGAATACGTCAACGTTCAGCCTCATTCAGGCTCTCAAGCAAACATGGCTGTCTATTTTGCTATGCTTAAACCCTTTGATACCATCATGAGCATGGATCTTAGCCACGGTGGGCATTTGACTCATGGGTTTAAGATGAATTTTTCAGGGAAATTTTTCCACGTTTTCCATTACGGTGTTAGTCCAAAAGATGAAAGAATCGATTATGATAGTCTAGAAGCTGCCGTTAGAGAACACAAGCCAAAGATGCTAATCGCTGGAGCTTCCGCTTATCCTGTGATAATAGATTTTCCAAGGCTTAAAAGTATTGCAGACAGCGTTGGGGCTTACCTCATGGTCGATATGGCGCATATAGCAGGACTTGTGGCCACTGGACTACATCCTTCTCCTATACCCTATGCAGACTTTGTCACTACGACTACGCATAAAACTTTGCGAGGGCCACGAGGTGGAGTTATTTTTGCCAAAGCCCAGTATGGGAAAGAAATTGACAGCCAAGTCTTTCCAGGTATTCAAGGTGGTCCTTTAGTTCATGTGATCGCTGCCAAAGCCGTTTGCTTTCATGAAGCTTTGCAAGAGTCTTTTATTGAATATCAAAAACAGGTGATCAAAAATGCAAAAGCCTTAGCCGAGGGGTTGAAAAAAAATGGATACCGGCTTGTCTCTGGTGGAACAGAAAATCATCTTATTCTTGTAGATCTTAGGCCTCTTGGTATTACAGGAAAAGAGGCCCAGGATATTTTAGATTCCGTCGGGATTACAGTGAACAAAAACACAATTCCTTTTGATACGGTTCCTCCCTACCAGGGAGGAGGGATCCGCATAGGCTCGCCCGCGGTCACTACACGTGGGATGAAGGAAAACGAGATGTTTGATATTGCTGAATGGATTCATCAGGCGCTGATGCATAGAAAAGATCCTAAGACGCTAGAAAAAATAAGACAATCGGTCTTAGAACTAACCAGTAGGTTCCCATTGCCATTTGATAGATAA
- the accD gene encoding acetyl-CoA carboxylase, carboxyltransferase subunit beta has translation MINKDKPQIPSGDKVLDIPEGLWTKCPSCSRFLYNKELQLNQSVCQYCQHHFPLQALERISFLADPQSFVEYDHNLLSVDVLGFSGEKSYEERLRYYQEKTGLNEAVVCGKCTIGSIPVFISVMDFNFLGGSMGSVVGEKITRTIERSLSERIPLIIISASGGARMYEGMISLMQMAKTSAALQRLSQAGIPYISVLTNPTMAGVTASFASLGDVIIAEPKAMIGFAGSRVIKETTQQELPQGFQTSEFLLEKGLIDKIIHRKDLRSSLKELLYFLV, from the coding sequence GTGATCAACAAAGACAAACCACAAATTCCGTCAGGAGACAAAGTGCTTGATATACCTGAAGGGCTATGGACAAAGTGCCCTTCTTGTTCCCGTTTCCTTTATAATAAGGAACTGCAGTTGAACCAATCAGTCTGTCAATATTGTCAGCATCATTTTCCTCTTCAAGCCTTGGAACGTATCTCCTTCCTTGCTGATCCTCAAAGCTTTGTTGAATATGATCACAATCTCCTTTCTGTTGATGTCCTTGGATTTAGCGGTGAAAAAAGCTACGAAGAAAGGCTTCGTTATTATCAGGAAAAAACGGGCCTTAACGAAGCGGTGGTTTGCGGAAAATGCACCATTGGTTCTATTCCAGTTTTTATTAGTGTTATGGATTTTAACTTCCTTGGAGGAAGTATGGGCAGTGTAGTAGGGGAAAAAATAACCCGAACGATTGAAAGATCCCTGTCAGAAAGAATACCTCTTATTATCATATCCGCATCGGGCGGGGCCCGAATGTACGAGGGGATGATAAGCCTTATGCAGATGGCTAAGACCTCTGCTGCTCTCCAACGGCTTTCTCAGGCGGGCATTCCTTATATCTCCGTGTTGACCAATCCTACAATGGCCGGTGTTACTGCTAGTTTCGCTTCCCTAGGAGATGTGATTATTGCTGAACCTAAAGCAATGATCGGTTTTGCAGGCAGTAGAGTGATCAAAGAGACAACGCAGCAAGAGCTGCCGCAGGGTTTTCAAACATCGGAATTCCTGTTGGAAAAAGGCCTTATCGATAAAATAATCCACAGAAAAGATCTTAGATCTTCTCTAAAAGAGCTACTTTATTTTTTGGTCTGA
- the recR gene encoding recombination mediator RecR, which yields MIDFPPVIRNLIEALKELPAIGPRSAERIILYLLEENKGTKQRLIASLKELETKITLCSRCGFYSEEPLCQICQDPSRDLLYYCVVIHPVDVLKIERTGAFRGVYHVLGKKISPLEGHTPEDLPIAHLIQRIDKEKPREVILAFGTDAEAEATALFVSQILKKRAIKVSSLAMGLPAGSGLEYADSVTLSYALSGRREL from the coding sequence ATGATCGACTTTCCTCCTGTAATTCGAAACCTTATTGAAGCCTTAAAGGAGTTGCCTGCTATTGGTCCACGCTCAGCCGAAAGGATTATCCTTTATCTTCTAGAAGAAAATAAAGGAACAAAACAAAGGCTTATTGCTTCTTTAAAGGAGCTCGAAACAAAAATCACACTCTGTTCTCGATGTGGTTTTTATAGTGAAGAGCCTCTTTGCCAAATCTGCCAGGATCCTTCCAGGGATCTTCTATATTACTGTGTTGTCATTCATCCTGTGGATGTTTTAAAAATAGAAAGAACAGGGGCCTTTCGTGGAGTTTACCATGTGTTAGGCAAAAAAATCTCCCCCTTAGAAGGGCATACCCCAGAAGACCTTCCTATCGCCCACCTCATTCAGAGGATAGACAAGGAAAAACCTAGAGAAGTCATTCTAGCTTTTGGAACAGATGCCGAAGCCGAAGCAACAGCTTTATTCGTCAGTCAAATTTTGAAGAAGAGAGCCATTAAGGTCTCTTCCCTGGCTATGGGACTTCCTGCTGGAAGCGGACTTGAATACGCAGACAGCGTTACCTTAAGTTATGCCTTATCAGGAAGAAGAGAACTTTAA